From the genome of Pelobates fuscus isolate aPelFus1 chromosome 6, aPelFus1.pri, whole genome shotgun sequence, one region includes:
- the LOC134614331 gene encoding histone H4, with product MSGRGKGGKGLGKGGAKRHRKVLRDNIQGITKPAIRRLARRGGVKRISGLIYEETRGVLKVFLENVIRDAVTYTEHAKRKTVTAMDVVYALKRQGRTLYGFGG from the coding sequence GGCTCGGTAAAGGTGGTGCCAAGCGGCACAGGAAGGTGCTCCGTGATAACATCCAGGGGATCACTAAACCGGCTATCCGCCGTTTGGCTCGCAGAGGAGGTGTCAAGCGAATCTCCGGCCTCATTTACGAGGAGACTCGAGGAGTGCTGAAAGTCTTCCTGGAGAACGTTATCCGCGATGCCGTCACATACACCGAGCACGCCAAGAGGAAGACGGTCACCGCCATGGACGTGGTGTACGCGCTGAAACGCCAGGGCCGCACTCTCTACGGTTTCGGAGGTTAA